The following proteins are co-located in the Dietzia timorensis genome:
- a CDS encoding cytochrome ubiquinol oxidase subunit I, with the protein MDLVDISRWQFGITTVYHFIFVPLTIGLAPIVAFMQTMWVVTDNPRWYRATRFFGTVFLVNFAMGVVTGIVQEFQFGMNWSEFSRTVGDVFGGPLALEGLAAFFLESTFLGLWIFGWTRLPRWLHLTCIWIVAVAVNLSAYFIIVANSFMQHPVGAEWNPETGRAELVDFGALLTNNTALAAFPHAVAGSFLTAGTFVLGVACWSMVREARRAAQAGEGSHDARTSAHRPALLVGIVTVVIASFGLFFTGDTQAKLMFQQQPMKMASAESLCHTETDPMFSVLTVGTHNNCDSVMHLIEVPFVLPFLAEGKFSGVTLEGVQDLQAKSQEMYGPGNYAPNLFVTYWSFRAMIGLMAFSFLLAVVAWWFTRKGRIPTGRRGTWLSTLALVSLPMPFLANSAGWIFTEMGRQPWVVHPNPESRGDPRTEQIRLLVDMGVSDHATWTVWTTLIGFTLVYGALFVVWFWLIRKTVLAGPPTSDGPADDGGGYGSPADADSGASDSAEAPVSFTSSGTSAADDRKDEGR; encoded by the coding sequence ATGGACCTAGTCGATATCTCCCGGTGGCAATTCGGTATCACCACCGTCTACCACTTCATTTTTGTTCCGCTCACCATCGGCCTCGCCCCGATCGTCGCGTTCATGCAGACCATGTGGGTCGTCACCGACAACCCGCGCTGGTACCGGGCGACGAGATTCTTCGGGACCGTCTTTCTCGTCAACTTCGCGATGGGTGTGGTCACGGGCATCGTGCAGGAATTCCAGTTCGGGATGAACTGGTCGGAATTCTCCCGCACGGTCGGCGATGTCTTCGGCGGGCCGCTCGCGCTCGAGGGTCTCGCCGCGTTCTTCCTCGAATCGACGTTCCTCGGCCTGTGGATCTTCGGCTGGACCAGACTGCCCCGCTGGCTGCATCTCACGTGCATCTGGATCGTCGCGGTCGCGGTCAACCTCTCTGCATACTTCATCATCGTCGCGAACTCGTTCATGCAGCATCCAGTCGGTGCCGAATGGAATCCCGAGACCGGGCGCGCCGAGCTCGTCGACTTCGGGGCACTGCTCACCAACAACACCGCACTCGCCGCGTTCCCCCACGCCGTAGCCGGCTCGTTCCTCACTGCGGGAACCTTCGTCCTCGGCGTCGCGTGTTGGTCGATGGTCCGCGAGGCCCGTCGCGCGGCGCAGGCCGGCGAGGGCTCCCACGACGCCCGCACCTCCGCGCACCGACCGGCGCTGCTCGTCGGCATCGTCACCGTGGTGATCGCGAGCTTCGGCCTCTTCTTCACCGGGGACACGCAGGCGAAGCTCATGTTCCAGCAGCAGCCGATGAAGATGGCCTCGGCCGAGTCGCTGTGCCACACCGAGACCGATCCGATGTTCTCCGTCCTCACCGTCGGGACGCACAATAATTGCGATTCGGTGATGCACCTCATCGAGGTTCCGTTCGTGCTGCCATTCCTCGCGGAGGGCAAGTTCAGCGGCGTCACCCTCGAAGGGGTACAGGACCTGCAAGCGAAATCGCAGGAAATGTACGGGCCCGGTAACTACGCGCCCAACCTGTTCGTCACCTATTGGTCCTTCCGCGCAATGATCGGCCTCATGGCGTTCTCGTTCCTCCTCGCGGTCGTCGCGTGGTGGTTCACCCGAAAAGGCCGCATCCCGACGGGCCGGCGGGGCACGTGGCTGTCCACGCTCGCGCTCGTGTCCCTGCCGATGCCGTTCCTCGCGAACTCCGCGGGCTGGATCTTCACCGAGATGGGCCGCCAACCGTGGGTGGTGCACCCCAACCCGGAATCGCGTGGCGACCCGCGAACCGAGCAGATCCGCCTGCTCGTGGACATGGGCGTCTCCGACCACGCCACGTGGACGGTGTGGACGACGCTCATCGGCTTCACCCTGGTGTACGGCGCGCTGTTCGTCGTGTGGTTCTGGCTCATCCGCAAGACGGTGCTCGCCGGCCCACCAACGTCGGACGGCCCCGCCGATGACGGCGGAGGATACGGCTCGCCGGCGGACGCGGATTCGGGTGCCTCCGACTCGGCCGAGGCGCCCGTGTCCTTCACCTCGAGCGGCACGTCCGCTGCCGACGATCGAAAGGACGAGGGGCGATGA